The following are encoded together in the Zingiber officinale cultivar Zhangliang chromosome 8A, Zo_v1.1, whole genome shotgun sequence genome:
- the LOC122007887 gene encoding glutathione S-transferase U15-like codes for MARAAAEDVKVLGHLLSPFVIRVLIAFRLKRVEYELVDVRLAEPKSEILVKSNPVYKMIPVLLHRGKPICESAVIVQYIDEEWSDDGGSSSILPADPFDRAIARFWAVYIDDKLPYLIRALRWEKEAAKVTELVGQFRQVLGRLEQAFTECGKGKGFFGGDAVGYLDIALGSCLGWIMTLEKGKSVKLLDAEELPLLAGWAERFLAEESVKGLVPDADEHLKIYEVATARTSATPAA; via the exons ATGGCCAGAGCTGCGGCAGAGGACGTGAAGGTTTTGGGTCACTTGCTGAGCCCCTTCGTCATCAGGGTTCTCATCGCCTTCCGCCTCAAGAGAGTCGAGTACGAGCTTGTGGATGTGCGGTTAGCGGAGCCGAAGAGTGAGATCCTGGTGAAGTCCAACCCGGTTTACAAGATGATCCCCGTGCTGCTCCACCGCGGAAAACCTATCTGCGAGTCCGCCGTCATCGTCCAGTACATCGACGAGGAGTGGTCTGACGACGGCGGATCCTCCTCCATCCTCCCCGCCGACCCCTTCGATCGCGCCATCGCTCGGTTCTGGGCCGTCTACATCGACGACAAG TTGCCTTATTTAATTAGGGCTTTGAGGTGGGAGAAGGAGGCGGCCAAGGTGACGGAGTTGGTCGGTCAATTTCGGCAGGTGCTGGGTCGGCTGGAACAGGCCTTCACGGAGTGCGGCAAAGGGAAGGGCTTCTTCGGCGGGGACGCCGTCGGCTACCTGGACATCGCGCTGGGGAGCTGCCTGGGGTGGATCATGACGCTGGAGAAGGGTAAAAGCGTCAAACTTTTGGATGCGGAGGAGCTTCCTCTGCTGGCGGGATGGGCGGAGCGGTTCCTAGCGGAGGAATCAGTGAAGGGGTTGGTGCCGGACGCCGACGAGCATCTGAAGATTTACGAAGTCGCGACGGCGAGGACGAGCGCGACTCCTGCTGCATAA